CGCGAATTCCGGCGGCAATGCATGCGCGCCGAGAAACGTCGTGTACACCGTCACGGGATAACGCTCGCCGAGCTGACGCGCGACGCGCAGCATCTTGCGCTCGCTTTGCAGATCGAGCCCGTAGCCGGATTTGATTTCGATGGCGGTGACGCCTTCGGCGAGCATCGCTTCAAGGCGCGCCGCCGATTGCGCGAACAGCGACGCTTCGTCGGCGGCACGCGTCGCGCGCACCGTCGAGACAATTCCGCCGCCCTGCTTCGCGATCTCTTCGTAGCTGACGCCCGCGAGACGCTGCGCGAATTCATCGGCGCGTTGGCCGCCGTACACGAGATGCGTATGGCAATCGACGAGACCGGGCGTCACCCACGCGCCGCCGAGGTCTTCGCGCGGCCACGCGGCGTACTGCGTGGGCAATTCGCGCGCAGCGCCGAGCCACGCGATGTGGCCGTTCTCGACGGCGATCGCGGCGTCGTCGATCGTTTGATTGGGATCGCCCTGCGGGCAGAGCTTCAGATGGTTCCAGACGGTTTGCTTCATGGCAGGGCTGTCTGTGTGGTGAGCAAGCGTTCAGGCTTGCGGTGGTTCCGTGTAGCGGATCGTGACGGCGAGCAATGCGCCTGTTCCTTTGACGTCGCAGGCAAGCGCGCGTGCGTTGTCGATGCGCAAGGTGTCGTTCGTCACGAGCGTCGTTGTGCGTTCCGATGCGCCGTCGCCCGTCGTGACATGCAACTCGCCTTGCGCGCAGAACAGCAGCACGACGTTGGCATCGAGCTGTGCGCTGTGAGCATCGCGCCACACGTCGACATCGCCCGTTGCCGCGCCACGCCGCACCATCAGATTGAAATCGCGCGTCGCGCCGTCGACGAGACGCGCATCGATCGCCGTCTCGCCTGCGAAGCGCGCGATAGCCAGCGGCTCGCGCAATGCATGCGTAACACCGCCCGCTTCATCGAGCAGCATGCCCGCGCCCGACAACAACGCGAGCGTCCGGTCGATACCCGCGAAGCGCGAGAACGGACCGGCCTGCCCGACATCGGCGACGCTCACGCGCCACACGAATGCATCGAGCGCCGCGCCTTCGGGAAACGCGGCGACTTCGCGCGTGACGCCGCCGCCGTTTTTCCACGGCGACGCCACGAGATCCGCGCCGCGAATGAGCGTTGTGTTGGTCACGCTCATCGTCACGCTCAGCGGCCCAGCATCGGCAGGTTGAGACCGGCTTCGCGCGCGGTCGATTGCGCGAGTTCGTAGCCGGCGTCCGCGTGACGCATCACGCCCGTCGCGGGATCGTTGAACAGCACGCGGCCGAGGCGTTCATGCGCGGCGTCCGAGCCATCGGCGACGATCACGACGCCCGAGTGCTGCGAGAAGCCCATGCCGACGCCGCCGCCATGATGCAGCGAGACCCACGATGCGCCGCCTGCCGTGTTCAGCAGTGCGTTGAGCAGCGGCCAGTCGCTGACGGCGTCCGAACCGTCCTTCATCGATTCCGTTTCGCGGTTCGGGCTCGCGACCGAACCCGTATCGAGGTGATCGCGGCCGATCACGATCGGCGCCTTCAGTTCGCCCTTCTTGACCATCTCGTTGAACGCCTGGCCCAGACGATAGCGATCCTTCACGCCGACCCAGCAGATACGCGCCGGCAAGCCCTGGAACGCGATGCGCTCGCGCGCCATGTCGAGCCAGTTGTGCAGGTGCGGATCGTCGGGGATCAGTTCCTTGACCTTCTGGTCCGTCTTGTAGATGTCCTCGGGATCGCCCGACAGCGCGACCCAGCGGAACGGGCCCTTGCCTTCGCAGAACAGCGGACGGATATACGCGGGCACGAAGCCGGGGAAATCGAACGCGTTCTGCACGCCCATTTCCAGCGCCATCTGACGGATGTTGTTGCCGTAGTCGAGCGTCGCGGCGCCGCGTTCCTGCAGCGTGAGCATCGCCTGAACCTGCTTCGCCATCGACTGCTTGGCGGGCGTCACGATGCTCTGCGGGTCCGTCTTCATGCGTTCGCGCCAGTCTTCGATCTTCCAGCCCTGCGGCAGATAGCCGTGAATGGGATCGTGTGCGCTCGTCTGGTCGGTCACGCAGTCCGGCGTGATATTGCGTGCAACGAGTTCTGCGAACACGTCGGCGGCATTGCCGAGCAGACCGATGGAAACCGGGTTGCCCGTCTTCTTCGCTTCGTCGATCATCGCGAGCGCTTCGTCGAGCGTCTTCGCCTTCTTGTCGACGTAACGCGTCTTCAGACGGAAGTCGATACGCGTTTCGTCGCATTCGACGGCGATCATCGAGAAGCCTGCCATCGTCGCCGCGAGCGGCTGCGCGCCGCCCATGCCGCCGAGACCGCCCGTCAAAA
This genomic interval from Paraburkholderia sabiae contains the following:
- a CDS encoding HutD/Ves family protein encodes the protein MSVTNTTLIRGADLVASPWKNGGGVTREVAAFPEGAALDAFVWRVSVADVGQAGPFSRFAGIDRTLALLSGAGMLLDEAGGVTHALREPLAIARFAGETAIDARLVDGATRDFNLMVRRGAATGDVDVWRDAHSAQLDANVVLLFCAQGELHVTTGDGASERTTTLVTNDTLRIDNARALACDVKGTGALLAVTIRYTEPPQA
- the hutU gene encoding urocanate hydratase; the encoded protein is MNNPKHIDPRLDPSRTIRAPRGSEKTCKTWIAEAAYRMIQNNLDPEVAEHPHALVVYGGIGRAARNWDCYDQILASLKNLEENETLLIQSGKPVGVFRTHADAPRVLLANSNLVPHWANWDHFHELDRKGLMMYGQMTAGSWIYIGSQGIVQGTYETFFSVANQHFNGDPKGRWILTGGLGGMGGAQPLAATMAGFSMIAVECDETRIDFRLKTRYVDKKAKTLDEALAMIDEAKKTGNPVSIGLLGNAADVFAELVARNITPDCVTDQTSAHDPIHGYLPQGWKIEDWRERMKTDPQSIVTPAKQSMAKQVQAMLTLQERGAATLDYGNNIRQMALEMGVQNAFDFPGFVPAYIRPLFCEGKGPFRWVALSGDPEDIYKTDQKVKELIPDDPHLHNWLDMARERIAFQGLPARICWVGVKDRYRLGQAFNEMVKKGELKAPIVIGRDHLDTGSVASPNRETESMKDGSDAVSDWPLLNALLNTAGGASWVSLHHGGGVGMGFSQHSGVVIVADGSDAAHERLGRVLFNDPATGVMRHADAGYELAQSTAREAGLNLPMLGR